TCCAGGGTGGCGCTCATGTGGTGGTCGTTTCCTTTTCCCCGTCATGAGAACGCAGTTTCAACCTGCGAGACGGGAGCTTCGAGGAGGCTATCATCCCACAGCGGATAGCGTGGGAGTTCTGGATGGCGCGGCAGATGCTCGAAGAGCGGCGCGATGTCGAGCGCCGGTTCGAGGGCCGGGTAATGCACGGCGCGCTGATTGGCGAGGTCGCGCAGCGCGGTGATGACGTCGCCGAGCACGGCCGAGGCGGTGGGAAAACCGCCGGCGCCGGTGCCGGAGAGCAGAAGCGCGCCCGCATCGCGCGAGACCATGCGCACGACGTTTTCCGGTCCGCTCGCGAGCGCGAACGGATGCGTTTCGGGAACGAGGACCGGGGCGACCTCACCGCGCGCGGCGTTGGCGCTGCGCGTCGCGGCCGCGACCAGGCGAATGCGGTAGCCGAGCATTTGCGCGCGGGCAACGTCGCGTTTGCTCACGCTGCTGATCCCATTGCGGCGCAGACGCGGCGAAATGACCGCCATTTGAAACGCGAGCTGCATCAAGAGCGCGAGTTTGTGGGCGGCATCGAGGCCCTCGACGTCGGCCGAGGGATCGACTTCGGCGAAGCCGAGTTCTTGCGCGCGGCGCAGCGCGACGTCGTATTCTTCGCCGCGTTCCATCTGCGAGAGAATGTAGGTGCACGTGCCGTTTACGACGCCGCCGAAGGCGTGGACGCTGTCGCCGGCGAGCGCGTCGTCGAGCACGCGGATCACCGGAATCGCGCCGCAGGCGGCGGCTTCGTAGCGCAAGCGCGCGCCGCGCGAATGCGCGAGCGCGAAGAGGCGCGGGCCTTGGGTGGCGATGAGATCTTTGTTGGCGGTGACGACCGTGCGCCCGCGTTCGAGCGCGTATTCGAGCAGTTCGGAGGCGACTTGCGTGCCGCCGATACATTCGATGATGAGATCGACGCGCGGATCGTCGATGACGGCGCGGGCATTTTTGGTGAAGAGATGCGGATCGATCGCGGCCGGACGCGGCTTCGACGGATTGGCGATGGCGATCGCCTGCAGGGTGTAGCGCACGCCGCTGCGGCGCTCGATCGCCTCGCGCTCGGACAGCAAGCGCTGCGCGACCGACGAGCCGACCGTGCCGCATCCGAGTAATCCGATCCCGATTGTACAGTCCATGATCCCCTTGTAGCCTCCGAGAGAGAGAAAGAACGACGCCCCCGCTGTATCGGCGGAGGCGTCGTTGGAGTGCTTTCTCGATTCCGTGTGTTACACGGTGCTCCCAATGACCGTCCCCGCCTTATGCGTCCGCATAATGCACATGGAACAGGTCATCATGGAGGTCTGGAACATTTCGGACAGGCTATCATGCCGCTTTGCGCTCCGTCAAGTACCGGCGCGAAACCAGGCCGCGCGGTGCGAAGGGCAGCCGGTAGCTCCGGCTGGCGATCCCGGCGGCGGCAAAGCAGGCTTCGATGCGGGCGGCGAGCGGGCGCCATGCGACGCGGTCGCGGATGAGCGCGAGTACGCTCGGGCCCGCGCCGGAGAGGGCGATGCCGATGATTTCGGGGGCATCGAGCGCGAGCGCCGCGGCGAGACCGGGGACGACCGCCGCGCGCTGCGGCTGATGGAAACGGTCGCGCATCGCGTCGCGCAGGGCGTTCCAATTGCCGGAGGCGAGCGCGGCGCCGAGCAGCGCGACGCGCTGCAAGTTGAAGACGACGTCGGCTTTCTCGTACTGCAGCGGCAAGAGCGCGCGCGCCGCTTTGGTGGCGAGTTCGAAGTCGGGCACGACGACGATCGCGCGCAGATCGCTCGGCGCGGCGAGTTTGATGCTTTCGCGCGACGAGGCGGCGATCGCGATGCCGCCGTAGACGGCGGGCAGCGC
The DNA window shown above is from Candidatus Baltobacteraceae bacterium and carries:
- a CDS encoding homoserine dehydrogenase, with the protein product MDCTIGIGLLGCGTVGSSVAQRLLSEREAIERRSGVRYTLQAIAIANPSKPRPAAIDPHLFTKNARAVIDDPRVDLIIECIGGTQVASELLEYALERGRTVVTANKDLIATQGPRLFALAHSRGARLRYEAAACGAIPVIRVLDDALAGDSVHAFGGVVNGTCTYILSQMERGEEYDVALRRAQELGFAEVDPSADVEGLDAAHKLALLMQLAFQMAVISPRLRRNGISSVSKRDVARAQMLGYRIRLVAAATRSANAARGEVAPVLVPETHPFALASGPENVVRMVSRDAGALLLSGTGAGGFPTASAVLGDVITALRDLANQRAVHYPALEPALDIAPLFEHLPRHPELPRYPLWDDSLLEAPVSQVETAFS
- the thrB gene encoding homoserine kinase, encoding MRSAFVVSVPASSANLGPGFDCVGIALDLRARAMVEPADRFAIEFGGPERPTHPGFERMLIAAMRSVNMTLPRIRVQLVNAIPLGKGLGSSAAARALGVTIAARAHGMQLDRDAIAHRVCELEGHPDNALPAVYGGIAIAASSRESIKLAAPSDLRAIVVVPDFELATKAARALLPLQYEKADVVFNLQRVALLGAALASGNWNALRDAMRDRFHQPQRAAVVPGLAAALALDAPEIIGIALSGAGPSVLALIRDRVAWRPLAARIEACFAAAGIASRSYRLPFAPRGLVSRRYLTERKAA